One genomic region from Acidobacteriota bacterium encodes:
- a CDS encoding APC family permease produces MWAIVGLGLGYMAPVTVFDTFGIVSKATNGVVPTAYLVGLVVLLFTALSYGQMVRAFPTAGSAYTYTREAIHPGLGFLVGWASLLDYLLLPVVNAVIVRLYMEQLFPDVPGAIWVIGVATVLVGLNVVSVRTTSRVNGVLLIAALAGIVAFVALAGIQISRGLGTGTIFTLWPLWHDGVQFPAVLAGTTIVAFSFIGFDAVTMYTEEAKDERTVPRAIVLTVLFGGIVFLLGAWFAQAAFPTLDAFAFTDDTLPELGLLVGGPVFQVIFVAVAFAAAVASGLSSHASVSRLLYVMGRNGVLTPKRFFGSVHPRLRTPVFSTVIAGLVVLLAIAPTLDLISSTINFGALIAFTFVNISVIAHYAIRQGQRRTVTDIVRFIVLPVLGAIGTGLLWVHLSIDAMVAGTLWSAIGIVILLGLTRGFRRPVAELGIDGTDAVQSG; encoded by the coding sequence ATGTGGGCCATCGTCGGCCTCGGTCTCGGCTACATGGCTCCGGTCACCGTGTTCGACACCTTCGGCATCGTCTCGAAGGCGACCAATGGCGTCGTGCCCACTGCCTATCTGGTCGGTCTGGTGGTGCTCTTGTTCACTGCACTGAGCTACGGCCAGATGGTACGCGCGTTTCCGACAGCCGGGTCGGCGTACACCTACACGCGGGAAGCGATCCATCCAGGCCTGGGCTTCCTCGTCGGCTGGGCCTCTCTTCTCGACTATCTGCTCCTGCCCGTCGTCAACGCCGTGATCGTTCGCCTGTACATGGAGCAACTCTTCCCCGATGTGCCCGGTGCCATCTGGGTGATTGGTGTAGCCACCGTGCTGGTCGGGCTCAACGTCGTCAGTGTGAGGACCACGTCTCGTGTCAACGGCGTGCTGCTGATCGCCGCGCTCGCAGGGATCGTCGCCTTCGTCGCGCTCGCGGGGATCCAGATATCCCGGGGCCTCGGCACCGGAACGATCTTCACGCTGTGGCCGCTCTGGCACGATGGGGTCCAGTTCCCGGCGGTGCTTGCGGGGACCACGATCGTCGCTTTCTCGTTCATCGGCTTCGACGCGGTGACGATGTACACCGAGGAGGCGAAGGACGAGCGGACCGTGCCGCGCGCCATCGTCCTGACCGTACTGTTCGGCGGCATCGTCTTTCTGCTCGGCGCCTGGTTCGCACAGGCCGCTTTCCCGACGCTCGACGCGTTCGCGTTCACCGACGACACGCTGCCCGAACTCGGATTGCTCGTCGGCGGTCCGGTGTTCCAGGTGATCTTCGTCGCCGTCGCGTTCGCCGCGGCGGTGGCCTCCGGCCTCTCGTCGCACGCCAGCGTCTCCCGGCTGCTCTACGTCATGGGCCGGAATGGCGTGCTGACTCCGAAGCGGTTCTTCGGCAGTGTGCATCCGCGCTTGCGCACCCCGGTGTTCTCGACGGTCATCGCGGGACTGGTGGTGCTCCTGGCCATCGCGCCGACGCTCGATCTCATCTCGTCGACGATCAACTTCGGCGCCCTCATCGCCTTCACCTTCGTCAACATCTCGGTCATCGCGCACTACGCGATCAGGCAGGGCCAGCGACGCACCGTCACCGACATCGTCCGTTTCATCGTGCTGCCGGTGCTTGGTGCGATCGGCACGGGCCTGCTCTGGGTGCACCTCAGCATCGACGCCATGGTCGCCGGCACGCTCTGGTCGGCGATCGGCATCGTGATCCTGCTCGGCTTGACGCGAGGATTCCGCCGGCCGGTCGCCGAACTCGGCATCGATGGCACCGACGCCGTCCAGTCAGGCTGA
- a CDS encoding SDR family oxidoreductase, with the protein MAFYLVTGGAGFIGSHMVEALRRRGDRVRVADSLITGKRANLAHIDDVELLEGDLADPAFAAEAVRGVDFVLHQAALPSVPRSVEDPLTSNRANIDATLSLLVAARDAGVKRVVYAGSSSAYGNAAPLPKQEDMPTAPLSPYALQKLVGEQYMQMFTQLYGLSTVTIRYFNVFGPRQDPSSAYSGVISLFIRYLVEGRSPTIHGDGEQTRDFTFVTNVVDGALRASQADSAVSGAVINVATNTRISLNDLFHTLKRITGATADPVYGPSRAGDVRDSLADITRARDLLGYTPLVGLEEGLRQTVEWYRATQTGT; encoded by the coding sequence ATGGCGTTCTATCTGGTCACGGGCGGGGCGGGGTTCATCGGGTCGCACATGGTGGAAGCGCTGCGCCGCCGCGGCGATCGCGTACGCGTGGCAGACAGCCTCATCACGGGCAAGCGCGCCAACCTCGCGCACATCGACGATGTGGAGTTGCTCGAAGGCGATCTGGCCGATCCCGCGTTCGCGGCAGAGGCCGTGCGGGGCGTCGACTTCGTGCTGCACCAGGCCGCCCTTCCATCGGTGCCGCGCTCGGTGGAAGACCCGCTGACATCCAACCGCGCCAACATCGACGCGACGCTGAGCCTGCTCGTGGCCGCGCGCGACGCCGGCGTGAAGCGTGTGGTGTACGCGGGCAGTTCGTCGGCCTATGGCAACGCCGCCCCGCTGCCCAAGCAGGAAGACATGCCCACGGCGCCGCTGTCGCCGTACGCGCTGCAGAAGCTCGTCGGCGAGCAGTACATGCAGATGTTCACGCAGTTGTACGGGCTGTCCACGGTGACGATCCGCTACTTCAACGTGTTCGGCCCGCGGCAGGACCCCTCGTCGGCGTATTCGGGCGTCATCTCGCTGTTCATCAGGTATCTCGTCGAGGGGCGCAGTCCCACGATTCACGGCGACGGCGAACAGACGCGCGACTTCACATTCGTGACCAACGTGGTCGACGGCGCGTTGCGTGCCTCGCAGGCCGACAGCGCGGTGAGCGGCGCTGTCATCAACGTGGCCACCAATACACGCATTTCGCTCAACGATCTGTTCCACACACTCAAGCGCATCACCGGCGCGACCGCCGATCCCGTGTACGGCCCGTCGCGCGCCGGCGACGTCCGCGACTCCCTCGCCGACATCACCCGCGCCCGCGATCTGCTCGGTTACACCCCGCTCGTCGGCCTCGAGGAAGGCCTGAGGCAGACGGTGGAGTGGTACCGCGCGACGCAGACGGGCACGTGA
- a CDS encoding helix-hairpin-helix domain-containing protein, translated as MSAPRISARGHSRLRASRPRSRGRRRSVMTRSLIALILALTLPLAVPVSSHAATQESRAAAPTQTVNINTATAVQLEALPGIGPSMARRIVSHREKNGPFKKLEDLMVIQGIGEKSFLKLRQYLTIGAQADAKPTAK; from the coding sequence ATGTCGGCGCCGCGCATCTCGGCTCGCGGCCATTCCCGGCTGCGCGCGTCACGTCCGCGATCGCGCGGGCGGAGGAGGAGTGTCATGACCCGTTCGTTGATCGCCCTGATCCTGGCGCTGACGCTGCCGCTGGCAGTGCCCGTGTCGTCGCACGCCGCAACGCAGGAGTCGCGCGCCGCCGCGCCGACGCAGACCGTCAACATCAACACCGCCACCGCGGTCCAACTGGAAGCCCTGCCCGGCATCGGCCCCAGCATGGCCCGGCGCATCGTCTCGCACCGCGAGAAGAACGGCCCGTTCAAGAAGCTCGAGGACCTGATGGTCATCCAGGGCATCGGCGAGAAGTCGTTCCTGAAGCTGCGGCAGTACCTGACTATCGGTGCGCAGGCCGATGCCAAACCCACGGCGAAGTGA
- a CDS encoding PilZ domain-containing protein: MADFILNERRREARVHGSHVVSAEPPQVPGARVLEVIDVSAHGLRCRLTAPVRPGRLMTLRLATGQYGSSTSTAHVVRCEVCRLTRQGPQYEAAWALERAWRHV; encoded by the coding sequence ATGGCCGACTTCATCCTCAACGAACGCCGGCGCGAAGCGCGCGTGCACGGCTCGCACGTCGTATCCGCGGAGCCACCGCAGGTGCCGGGTGCGCGCGTGCTCGAAGTCATCGATGTGTCCGCGCACGGGTTGCGCTGCCGGCTCACGGCGCCCGTCCGGCCCGGCCGGCTCATGACGCTGCGGCTCGCGACAGGGCAGTACGGCAGTTCGACGTCGACCGCGCACGTGGTGCGGTGTGAGGTGTGCCGGCTCACGCGGCAGGGGCCGCAATACGAGGCGGCGTGGGCGCTGGAGCGTGCGTGGCGACATGTGTAG
- a CDS encoding sigma-54-dependent Fis family transcriptional regulator yields the protein MSERTIQPAQTGGRLAPDAFLREAVLVLRGEAAPREALERLLARACGLVAPAIHLADEPLALTATRALVPGGSDDLRVTAVGSVEMMSPAVSVVSLLGSLEPLLRDVERKVDVDCIVQALSAEQGDLLGASLVMRTLHERIVRAASKNFIVLIEGESGVGKELVARRVHAMSDRRGGPFVTLNCAAIVETLLEAELFGIEERTATGVRGRRGKFELADRGTLFLDEVSDLSPSAQAKLLRVIQDPTVERVGGHGSRRVDVRIVVATNRPLEALCRSGDFRWDLFYRLNAIEIAVPPLRARKDDVPFLADMMLRRCAGEQPYRLSVEAMEALVVYDWPGNVRELERVIERAVTLSASHVIRLDDLPGAVTGRYRDTFLPPDPGDETMRGWASRYARYVLSRTSGNKREACRVLDISYHTLCAYLAYKTPHARTNDAVLTGTAIPEEPDAVRPPVRRARDTYTNVTATLHPSLVHDGPPPKLKP from the coding sequence ATGTCCGAGCGAACCATCCAGCCGGCCCAGACAGGAGGCCGACTTGCACCCGACGCCTTCCTGCGTGAGGCCGTTCTGGTTCTCCGCGGGGAGGCAGCCCCGAGGGAAGCGCTGGAGCGCCTGCTGGCGAGGGCGTGCGGGCTCGTGGCTCCGGCCATTCACCTGGCGGACGAACCGCTCGCGCTCACCGCGACCCGCGCGCTGGTGCCGGGCGGCAGCGACGATCTGCGTGTCACGGCGGTGGGTTCGGTGGAGATGATGAGCCCGGCCGTGTCTGTGGTGTCGCTGCTGGGCTCGCTCGAGCCCTTGCTGCGCGACGTCGAGCGTAAGGTCGACGTGGACTGCATCGTTCAGGCGCTCAGCGCCGAGCAGGGCGATCTGCTCGGCGCCTCGCTCGTCATGCGGACGCTGCACGAGCGCATCGTCAGGGCGGCCAGCAAGAACTTCATCGTGCTGATCGAAGGTGAAAGCGGGGTTGGCAAGGAACTGGTCGCCAGGCGTGTACACGCGATGAGCGATCGGCGCGGCGGACCGTTCGTGACGCTCAACTGCGCGGCGATCGTCGAGACGCTGCTCGAAGCGGAGCTGTTCGGGATCGAGGAGCGGACGGCAACGGGCGTGCGTGGCCGTCGCGGCAAGTTCGAGCTCGCTGATCGCGGCACGCTGTTCCTGGACGAGGTGTCGGATCTGTCGCCGTCGGCGCAGGCCAAGCTGTTGCGCGTGATCCAGGATCCGACGGTCGAACGCGTCGGCGGACATGGCAGCCGGCGCGTGGACGTCCGCATCGTCGTGGCCACCAACAGACCGCTCGAAGCGCTCTGCCGGAGCGGGGACTTCCGCTGGGACCTGTTCTATCGCCTCAATGCAATCGAGATTGCCGTCCCACCCCTGCGCGCACGCAAGGACGATGTGCCGTTCCTGGCCGACATGATGCTGCGCCGGTGTGCGGGGGAACAGCCGTATCGTCTGTCCGTCGAGGCGATGGAAGCGCTCGTCGTGTACGACTGGCCGGGCAACGTGCGCGAACTCGAACGCGTGATCGAGCGCGCGGTGACGCTGTCGGCGTCGCACGTCATCCGCCTCGACGACCTGCCCGGTGCCGTCACGGGGCGATACAGGGATACGTTTCTGCCTCCCGATCCGGGCGACGAGACGATGCGCGGGTGGGCGAGCCGGTACGCGCGCTACGTGCTGTCGCGCACCAGTGGCAACAAGCGTGAAGCGTGCCGCGTGCTCGACATCAGCTACCACACGCTATGTGCCTACCTCGCGTACAAGACGCCGCATGCGCGCACCAACGATGCCGTGCTCACGGGTACGGCGATCCCGGAGGAGCCCGACGCGGTCCGGCCACCTGTCCGCCGCGCCCGAGACACGTACACGAACGTCACAGCCACGCTTCATCCAAGCCTTGTCCACGACGGCCCACCGCCGAAGCTGAAACCATGA